DNA from Diaphorobacter limosus:
CACGCGGTCATGGCAGGCGTCCAGCATCTCAAAGGGCTGGTCGAAGCCTGCGCCCGGGCTGCGCATGCCGGGCAGGGATACTCTGGTCGTCATGGGCAACTATCCTAGCCGCACGGGTTGGCCCTCCCGGTTGAATGGCAGGTAGGCGTCAAAGGCGCCGGTCTTCACACCCTCCACCATGCGGCCGAGCACGCGCTCGGCATCGTCCTCGGACGGCGCCCGGGTGGGGGTGCCCGACAGCGCCGCGGTGAATACCAGGCGCCAGGGCTGGCCCGGCGGCTCGAACTGCCGCGACTCGCGCAGCAGCGCGGCAAACGATTCCAGCTCCTCGGGCAGCCTGTCCAGGCACATCATGGGCACCAGGACACCGCCATCGCCCTGCGCAAAGCGCTCGCGTTGGCCGGGCGTGGCGCCCTCGGGCAGCTCGGTGCCGGCAAACACCAGCAGCAGGCGCTGGCGCTCGCGCTGCGCGCGCGCGGCGTGCAGCAGGTCGTCAAAGTGGTTGATTTCGGTCTTCATGGCCATGCCCTCCCTTGTCCATCCACGGCTGCAGGCCCACGCCCGGCACCAGCGTGGACACGTACTGCGCCGGCACCGGGCGCACGCGCGCGGGCTTGCGCGCGAGCACCGTGCCGACGCTGACAAAACACAGGGCACGCTCGCCAGTCCCGAGCGCAAACAGCGCGCGCAGCCCCTGTGACTGCAGCGCCTTGCCACTGGTCAGCGCCGAGCCAAAGCCCAGGGCCGTGGCCATGAGCAGCAGGTTCTGCACCGCGCAGCCGGCCGATACCAGGCGCTCGGCCGGCACGATGTCGGGGTCGCCCCCCAGCTCATCGACCGCCAGCAACAGCAGCAGCGGGGCGCGAAAGGCCTTTTCGCGCGCCTGCTCCTGCTGCTCGGGCGTGGCCGCGCTGTCGCGCTCGCACAAAGCCTGGGCAAACACCTCGGCCAGCGCCGCGCGCGCCTCTTGCGGCACGAGCACGAAGCGCCAGGGCAGCAGTCGGCCATGATCCGGCGCATGGCCGGCCGCCGCCAGCATGGCCTGCAGTTGCGCGGCATCGGGCCCGGGTGCGCCCAGGCGCTTGGGCAATATGGTCTGGCGCGACTGCAGCAGGGCCGCGGCCAGATCGGCGGCCGAAGCGCCGCCCATCGCCGGCCATGGCGTGGCGGCATCCTGTTCATCACTGCACAAGCGTTTGTCCATCATGTTCCACATCGGGCGGGCCACAGCCCGGTACCCCATTTTGGCTGCGCTATTGCACCAAGGGGCTGTCGGCGGCATCGAGCTGCACGCCTTCGACCTCGGCGCTGCCCGCCAGCAGCTGCAGGTATTGGCGCAGCGCATTCACCCAGGCCTGCTGGCGCAGCACCAGCGCGATCGAGGCCTGCACCTGGTCAAACGCCTGGGGCTGGGCCGGCTTGCGCGCGCAGACCTGCACCACATGCAGGCCAAAGCGACTGTGCACCAGGCGCGCGAGCACGCCGACCTCCTGCGAGCCAAAGACCTCGCGCGCAAACTCGGGCGCGCAGTCCTCGGGCGTGAGCCAGCCCAGGTCGCCGCCCTGGGCGCCGCTGGGGCAGTTGGACCATTCGCCCGCCGCCTCGGCAAAGCGCGGGCCGCCGTCGTCGGCGCAGCGCAGCTCCAGCAGCAGGCGCTCGGCGCGCTGGCGCAGCAGGCTCACGTCGACGCCGGGCGTGACGGCGAACAGCACATGGCGCAGGTGGGCGCGCTCGCCCTGGCTGCCAAAACCCGGATGGGCGGCGTGGTAGCGCCGGCAGGCGGCCTCGGAGGGCTCGGGCACCTGCAGGGCCTGCTCCAGCAGCCGCTCTATCGCCTGGGCCGCGGCGGCGCTGGTGGCGCCGTCCAGGCCGGGCGCGTCGTCCTCGGCCAGCAGGCCCTGGCGCTGCGCCTGCTGGCGCAGCAACTCGGTGCAGGCGCGCTGGCGCAGCATATCGCCGGGCGGCTGCGCGCCCGCGGCGTGCAGGGCGACGCCGTTGATGCGCGCCACTTCTGCCTGGTCGCTGGCACTGTCACTGGCACTGGCACTGCCGCAGCCACAGGCATGGGTTCCACAGGTACTGGTCATGGGTCTCTCCTGGCAGGCCCCTTGCGCCATGCCGGCGGCATTTGGAGCCAAATTGGCCTGCAGCGCTTATCTACAAAGCGCAAACAGCTATTATTTTTACAGTGAACGTCGTGGCTCGTTCTGGCCCGGCGGCACGTTCAGGCGCCGCGCGCGCACCAGCTGATAGGGGCGCAGCACATAGGCCAGCGTGCCAAAGCCACTCCAGACATGCACCAGGCGCGTGAACGGGAAGATCAGGAACACCGTCATGCCCAGGAACAGGTGGGCCTTGAAGACCCAGCCCGCGCCGGCCAGCATCTCCACCGCGCCGGAACGGAAGGTGACGATGCGCTGACCCCATTCGGCCAGGCGCATCATCATCGAGCCGTCCAGGTGCTGGGCCGACAGCGGGATGGTGGCCAGGCCCAGCGCCAGCTGAACCCAGAAGATCCACAGCAGCGCGATGTCGCTGGTCTTGGAGGTCGCCCGGATGCGAGCGTCCGTTAGGCGCCGGTGCAGCAGCAGGGTCACGCCGACGAAGGCCATCAGGCCGGCAATGCCACCGCTGACCATGGCCAGCAGTTGCTTGTCGTGCGCGGTGATGACGTAGTCGTAGAGGACATGCGGCGTGAGCATGCCGACGAAGTGGCCGAAGAACAGGAACAGCACGCCGACGTGGAACAGGTTGCTGGCCCAGCGCAGGCTGCCGGTGCGCAGCAGCTGCGAGGAGTCGCTCTTCCACGTGTACTGGTCGCGGTCAAAGCGCAGCCAGCTGCCGATGAAGAACACGGCCAGGCAAATGTAGGGATACAGGCCGAAGAGGAAATGGTCGATCCAGGCGGTCATGGCGAGACTCCTTGGGAAGATTGCGGGCGCGCCTTGCGCACGATGTGAATCGGTTGGGGCTGGTCGGGGCGGTTCTGGCCGCGCGTGGCGCAGCCGTCGAAGGCCTCGGGCTCGGCCCAGGCCTCGTCCATGTCGGGCTCGGGGGCGATGGCGACCGCCTGCGCGGTCTCGCCGGCAGCCTCGAGCACGGCGGCGAGCACGCTGGCGTAGGGGCTGGCCTTGGCCTGCAGCGCGCTGAACAGCGCATTCAGGATATGCGCCATCTCGGCGAGAAACTCGCGCGCCACCGCGGTCGGCTGGGTCGAGGCGAACTCCAGCACCACGCCCAGGTGGTCGGGCAGCTCCTGCGCGTCCAGGTACAGGCCGGCGCGCTCGTAGGTCTGCGTCAGGTCGATCAGCGCCGGGCCGCGTTCGCGCGAGTCGCCATGGATATGCTCGAACAGGTGCAGCGAGGTGCGGTGGCCGCGGTCGAAGGTATCGACATAGCGCCCCTCGGCCTCGTAGGCGTCCATGGCGCAGATCTGCTGGGCCAGGGCCTGCAGCTCGGCGATGCGGGCCGCGGGCAGGGCCTGCTCGGTCTGCAGCGCGTCGATCAATGCGGGCATCTGCGCGCGCAGCCCGGCGCCGGGGTAGGCCAGCAGCCGCGCCAGCGCGCGCAGCGTCAGGCGCATGGTCTCGGGTGTCTTCTTGAACATGGTGGCGCTCCTCAGACCACGGCCTTGATGGGAATGGTGCGCGGCTTCTTGCCGCCGAAGATGCTCACCTCGGTGGCGCCGTCGGAGCAGCCGTTGCCGAAGGAGAAGCCGCAGCCGCCGCGCACGTCAAAGGCGTCCTCGGCGTACTCGCGGTGGGTGGACGGGATCACGAAGCGATCCTCGTAGTTGGCAATCGCCATCACCTGGTACATGTCCTCCACGTCGTGCACCGTCAGGCCCGTCTGCTGCAGCACGGCCATGTTCTGCACCTTGTCCACATGCACGCCGCGCTGGTAGGCGCGCATGGCCAGCATGCGCTCGAGCGCGCGCACCACCGGGCCGGTGTCGCCGGCGGTCAGCAGGTTGGCCAGGTACTGCACGGGGATGCGCAGCGCCGAGACGTCGGGGATCTCGCCATTCACGCCCACATGGCCGGCGTTGGCCGCCGAGGTGATGGGCGAGAGCGGCGGCACATACCAGACCATGGGCAGGGTGCGGTACTCGGGGTGCAGCGGCAGGGCCACCTTCCAGTCCACGGCCATCTTGTAGACTGGGCTGCTCTTCGCCGCCTCCAGCCAGTTGTCGGGAATGCCGTCGAGCCGCGCCTGGCGTATCACCTCGGGGTCATGCGGGTCCAGGAAGATGTCGAGCTGCGCCTGGTACAAGTCCTTGTCGCGCTCCACGCTGGCCGCTTCCTGGATGCGGTCGGCGTCGTAGAGCAGCACGCCAAGATAGCGGATGCGGCCGACGCAGGTCTCGGAGCAGACCGTGGGCTGGCCGGCCTCGATGCGCGGATAGCAGAAGATGCATTTCTCGGCCTTGCCGGTCTGCCAGTTGTAGTAGATCTTCTTGTACGGGCAACCCGAGACGCACATGCGCCAGCCGCGGCATTTGTCCTGGTCGATGAGCACGATGCCGTCTTCCTCGCGCTTGTAGATCGAGCCGCTGGGGCAGCTGGCCACGCAGGCCGGGTTCAGGCAATGCTCGCACAGGCGCGGCAGGTACATCATGAAGGTGTTCTCGAACTGGGCGTACATGTCCTTTTGCACCTGTTCGAAGTTCACGTCGGCGCTGCGCCTGGAGAACTCGCCGCCCAGGATTTCTTCCCAGTTCGGGCCCCAGACGATCTTCTCCAGCCGCTCGCCGGTAATCAGGCTGCGCGGGCGCGCCACCGGGGTGTTCTTCATCTCGGGCGCCGACTGCAGGTGGTCGTAGTCGAAGGTGAAGGGTTCGTAGTAGTCGTCGATCTGCGGCAGGTTCGGGTTGGCGAAGATGCGCATCAAGAGCTTCCACTTGCCGCCCTGGCGCGGCGTGATGCTGCCGTCGGCATGGCGCGTCCAGCCGCCGTTCCACTTGTCCTGGTTCTCCCATTCCTTGGGGTAGCCGATGCCGGGCTTGGTCTCGACGTTGTTGAACCAGGCGTACTCCATGCCGGGCCGGCTGGTCCAGACGTTCTTGCAGGTGACGGAACAGGTGTGGCAGCCAATGCACTTGTCCAGGTTCAGCACCATGCCGATTTGGGCGCGTATTTTCATTGTCGTTCTCCTTGTCGTTCACGCATGGGCGCTGGCGGCGGAGGTGCTGCCCGCAGGTTCATCGAGCCAGTCCACGCGGCGCATCTTGCGCACCAGCACGAACTCGTCGCGGTTGGTGCCAATGGTTCCGTAGTAGTTGAAGCCGTAGCTGTACTGCGCGTAGCCGCCGATCATGTGCGTGGGCTTGAGGACCACGCGCGTGACCGAGTTGTGGATGCCGCCGCGCGTGCCGGTGATCTCCGAGCCGGGGGTGTTGATGGTCTTTTCCTGCGCGTGGTATTTCAGCACCATGCCGGGCTTGACGCGCTGGCTGACCACCGCGCGCGCGGCGATCGCGCCATTGGCGTTGAACAGCTCTATCCAGTCGTTGTCCACGATGCCGCCGCGCTTGGCGTCCTCCTCGCTGATCCAGACCACCGGGCCGCCGCGGTTGAGCGTGAGCATGTGCAGGTTGTCGCTGTACGTGCTGTGTATGCCCCATTTCTGGTGCGGCGTGATGAAGTTCAGCTGCAGCTCGGGGTGGCCATTGGGTTTCTTGCCGGCCACCTCGTGCAGGGTCTTCAGATCGACAGGCGGGCGGTAGCTGCACAGGCCCTCGCCAAAGTCGCGCATCCAGGGGTGGTCCTGGTAGAACTGCTGGCGGCCGGTGAGGGTGCGCCATGGGATCAGCTCGTGCACGTTGGTGTAGCCGGCGTTGTAGCTGACCTTCTCGGATTCCAGCCCCGACCAGGTGGGCGAGCTGATGATCTTGCGTGGCTGCGCCTGGATGTCGCGAAAGCGGATCTTCTCGTCCTCGCGGTGCAGCGCCAGGTGCACATGGTCGCGCCCGGTTTGCTTGCCCAAGGCCTCCCAGGCCTTGCAGGCCACATGGCCGTTGGTCTCGGGCGCGAGCATCATCACCACCTCGGTGGCGTCGATGTCGCTCACGATGCGCGGCCTGCCCTGCGCCACGCCCTCCTCGCGCACGCGGCCGTTCAGGTCGCCCAGTTGCTCGACCTCGGTCTGGGTGTTCCAGCCAATGCCCTTGCCGCCATTGCCCAGCCTGTCCATCAAGGGGCCCAGGGCCGTGAAGCGCGCATAGGTGTTGGGGTAATCGCGCTCGACCACCGTGACCTGCGGCGCCGTGACGCCGGGGATCAGGTCGATCTCGCCGCGCTTCCAGTCCTTGACGCCAAACGGCTGTGCCAGCTCGCCCGGGGTGTCGTGCATGATGGGCGTGAGCACCACCTCTTTTTCCACCCCCAGGTGGCCCACGCAGACCTCGCTGAAGGCCTTGGCGAAGCCCTTGTAGATCTCCCAGTCGCTTCTGGCCTGCCAGGCCGGATCGACAGCGGCCGACAGCGGGTGGATGAAGGGGTGCATGTCCGAGGTGTTCAGGTCGTTCTTCTCGTACCAGGTGGCCGTGGGCAGCACGATGTCGGAGTACAGACAGGTGGTGCTCATGCGGAAGTCCAGCGTCACCAGCAGATCGAGCTTGCCCTCGGGTGCGCTGGCATGCCACTTCACCTCCTCGGGCTTGGCATCCTGCGGGCCCAGATCCTTGCCCTGCACGCCGTTTTGCGTGCCCAGCAGGTGCTTCAAGAAATACTCATGCCCCTTGCCCGAGCTGCCCAGCAGGTTGGAGCGCCAGACAAACAGGTTGCGCGGCCAGTTCAGCGGGTTGTCCGGGTCTTCGCAGCTCAAGGACAGCGAGCCGTTCTTCAGCGACTGCACCACGTAGTCCTTGGGGTCCAGGCCGCGCTCCTGCGCATCCCTGGCCAGCTGCAGCGGATTGGCCTGCAGCTGCGGCGCACTGGGCAGCCAGCCCATGCGCTCGGCGCGCACGTTGTAGTCGATCATGCTGCCCTGGTAGGCGGCCTTGTCCGCCAGCGGCGAGAGCACCTCATCGACACCCAGCTTCTCGTAGCGCCACTGGTCGGTGTGGGCGTAGAAGAAGCTGGTGGCGTTCTGCTGGCGCGGCGGGCGTATCCAGTCCAGCGCAAAGGTCAGCGCCGTCCAGCCGGTCTGCGGGCGCAGCTTCTCCTGGCCCACGTAGTGCGACCAGCCGCCACCCGACTGGCCTATGCAGCCGCACAGCATCAGCATGTTGATGATGCTGCGGTAGTTCATGTCGCAGTGGTACCAGTGGTTCATGCCGGCGCCGATGATGACCATGCTCCTGCCCTGGGTCTTGTCGGCGTTGTCGGCGAACTGGCGCGCCACGGTGATCACATGCTCGCGCGGCACGCCGGTGATGCTCTCCTGCCAGGCCGGGGTGTAGGGCGCATTGGCGTCGTAGCTGCCGTCCAGGGCCTCGCCGTCCAGGCCGCGCGCGATGCCGTAGTTGCCGGCCAGCAGGTCGAACACCGTGGCCACGACCACGCGGCCCTGGGCGTCCTCGCCGTGCAGATCCAGGTGGGTGATGGGCACGCGGCGCAGCATCACGTCACCACCCTGGTCGTTGGCCTGGAAATGCGGCGTCTGCACGCCACCGAAGTAGGGGAAGGCCACGTCGGCCACCGCATGCGCCTGGGCACCGTCTTCCAGCACCGAGAGCTTGAGCTTCACGTCGTTGCCGCTGCGCGCATCCTTGTCCTCCAGGTTCCACAGGCCCTCGTCGGGACGGCCCTCCTTGCCCCAGCGAAAGCCGATGGAGCCGTTGGGCAGCGCCACCTTGCCGTCCAGGCCGTAGGCCACGGTCTTCCAGTCGGGGTGGTTGGCCTGGCCCAGGTTGCCCGCGAAGTCGCTGGCGCGCACATAGCGGTCCGGCACCATGGCGCGGCGGCCGTCCTCCAGGGTCTTTTCCTTCAGCACCACCAGCAGCGGCAGGTCGGTGAAGCGGCGCGCGTACTCATCGAAGTAGGCCGAGCGCCTGTCGAAGTAAAACTCCTTGAGGATCACATGGCCCATGGCCATGGCCACGGCCGCATCCGTGCCCTGCTTGGGGTGCAGCCACAGGTCGGAGAGCTTGGCGACCTCGGAATAGTCGGGCGTGACGGCGACGATCTTCGCGCCCTTGTAGCGCACCTCGGTGAAGAAATGCGCGTCGGGCGTGCGCGTCTGCGGCACGTTGGAGCCCCAGGCGATGATGAAGTTGGAGTTGTACCAGTCGGCCGATTCGGGCACGTCGGTCTGCTCGCCCCAGGTCTGCGGGCTGGACGGCGGCAGGTCGCAGTACCAGTCGTAGAACGACAGCGGCACGCCGCCGATCAGGCTCAGGTAGCGCGCGCCCGCCGCGTACGAGATCATGGACATGGCCGGAATCGGCGAGAAGCCGATGACGCGGTCCGGCCCGTACTGCTTGATGGTGTAGACGTTGGCCGCGGCAATCATCTGGTTCACCTCGTCCCAGCTCGAGCGCACAAAGCCGCCCAGGCCGCGTTGCCTTTGCCATTCACGGCGCGCCTCCTGGTTCTGCACGATGGCGGCCCAGGCATCGACCGGGCTCTTGGCCACGGCCAGCGCCGCGCGCCAGTGCTTCAAGAGGCGCCCGCGCACCAGCGGGTATTTCACGCGGTTGGCGCTGTACAGGTACCAGCTGTAGCTGGCGCCGCGCGCGCAGCCACGCGGCTCGTGGTTGGGCAGGTCGGCGCGCGTGCGCGGGTAGTCGGTCTGCTGGGTTTCCCAGGTGACGATGCCGCCCTTGACGTAGATCTTCCAGGAGCAGGAGCCGGTGCAGTTCACGCCATGGGTGGAGCGCACGATCTTGTCATGCGCCCAGCGGTCGCGGTAGGCGCGCTCCCAGGTGCGGTCTTCGCCATTGGTCTCGCCATGGCCGTTGGAGAAGGTTTCGCGCGGCTGCGAAAAATACGAGAGACGGTCGAGAAAGTGACTCATCGTGGTGCTCCTTGGTTCAATCGTTGGGCGTTGGGCGTTGGGCGTTGGGTTTGCGCAAAACGCTCAACCCTCAACGCTCAACCTCTTGTCAGCAAGGCATCTCGGCGTTCCTGCGCGAGTAGTACCACCAGGTGACGACGACGCACAGGCTGTAGAACACGACAAACATCCACAGCGCGAACTCCGGTCCGCCGGTGCTGGCGATGGAGCTGCCATAGCTCTTGGGGATGAAGAAGCCGCCGTAGGCGCCAAGCGCCCCGGCAAAGCCGACGGCGGCCGCGCCCTCGGTGTTGCCGTCCTTGATGGCCTGGGCCTGGGCGGCCTCGTCGTTGCCGCGCAGCGCGCGCATTTTTTGCGTCAGAAAGATCACCGGGATCATGCGGAAGGTCGAGCCGTTGCCTATGCCCGTGGTGCAAAACAGCACCAGGAACATCAGGAAGAAGCCGGTGAAGCTGCCCTCGGCCGGGCCGAACGGCAGGGCATAGGCGCTCGCACCCTTGGGCAGGAAGAACAGCACGCCCAGCACCGCCAGCGCCATGACGATGAAGTTCCAGAAGGTGACCACGCCGCCACCGATCTTGTCCGCCAGCCAGCCGCCAAACGGCCGCGTGAGCGCCCCCACCAGCGGCCCCAGCCAGGCGTAGGCCAGCGGGTTGATGGCCGGGAACAGCGCCTTCATCAGCAGCGGAAAGCCCGCGGCAAAGCCGATGAAGGAGCCGAAGGTGCCCAGATACAGCAGGCACATGATCCAGTTGTGCTTGGCGCGGAAGATGGCCGCCTGGGCGGCAAAGCTGGCCTTCGCATCGGCGATGTCGTGCATGCCGAACCAGGCCACGACGGCGGTGATGGCGATCCACGGCACCCAGATGAAGGCCGCGTTCTGCGCCCAGACATGCTGCTGCTCGCCGTTCCTCACGATGACCTGCGCGTCGCCGCCAAAGATGCCGAAGATGCCCAGCGAGATCACCAGCGGGCTCAGGAACTGCACGACCGACACGCCCAGGTTGCCCAGGCCCGCGTTCACGCCCAGCGCCGAGCCCTTGCGCTCCTTGGGGAAGAAGAAGCTGATGTTGGCCATGCTGGAGCTGAAGTTGCCCCCGCCCAGGCCGCACAAGAGCGCCAGCATGAGCATGGTCGGGTAGCCGGTGGTGTTGTCCTGTATGGCAAAGCCTATGCCCAGCATGGGAATGAGCAGCGTGGCCGTGGACAGCGCCGTCCAGCGCCGCCCGCCGAACACCGGCACCATGAAGGAGTAGAAGATACGCAGCGTGGCGCCCGACAGCGCCGGCGCCGCGGCCAGCCAGAACAGCTGGTTGGTCGAGTACTTGAAGCCCAGCGCCGGCAGGTTCACGGCGACCACGCTCCAGACCTGCCAGACGGCAAACGCCAGGAACAGCGCGGGCACCGAGATCCACAGATTGAGCTTGGCCACAGCCTCGCCCTCGCGCTCCCAGAACTGCTTGTCCTCGGGCGTCCAGATGTGCAGCAGCCGCCCCTGGCGCGCGCCCTCTTGTGCAACGGTATCGGCAGACATGGTGTGGGTTCTCCGGTCGATCAGCGGGCGGCGGGCGTGGCGGCTGCCACACCCTGGCCGGTCATCACATCGGTGCGGCGCACCTCGGTCCAGTACATCCAGATCAGCGACACCCAGACCACGCCATACATCAGCATGAAGGCGCTGGAGCGGATGCCCGTCCAGTCCATGAGCGCGCCAAACATGATCGGCAGGATGAAGCCGCCCATGCCGCCGGCAAGACCCACGATGCCGCTGATGGCGCCGATGTTGCCGGGGTAGTCGTCACTGATGTACTTGAACACGCTGGCCTTGCCGAAGGCCCAGGCCACGCCAAGCACGGCCATGACCGCGGTGAACACATAGACGTTCAGGCCGATGTGGAAGGTGCTGGGGCCGTTCACCGTCTGGATGGTGAAGGCGGTCTGCGGGTAGGACAGCAGGAACAGGCAGATCCAGCTCACCCACATCACCCACCAGGTGACGCTGTGCGCGCCGTACCGGTCGCTCAAGACGCCGCCAATCGCCCGCAGCACGCCGCCGGGCAGCGAGAAGCAGGCCGCCAGCAGCGCGGCGACGCGGATGTCCAGGCCATATTCGCCCACGTAGTACTGCACCATCCACAGGCTGAGCGCCACATAGCCGCCGAACACGATGCTGTAGTACTGGCAGTACTTGAGCACGCGCGGATCTTTCAGCGCCTTGAGCTGGTCGGTGAAGCTGATGTTGCTGGCCACCAGGTGGCTGGGGTCGCTGTGGCTGAAGAACCAGAACAGCAGCAGCGCCCCCAGCATGATGGCCGCGTAGACATGGGGCACCGCCGCCCAGCCAAAGGCCACCAGGATCACCGGGGCGACGAACTTGTTCACCGCCGCGCCCGAGTTGCCGGCGCCGTACACGCCCATGGCCGTGCCCTGGCGGTGTCTGGGGAACCAGCGCGCCACATAGGGCGTGCCCACCGAAAACGCGCCGCCGGCCAGGCCCACGAACAGGCCTATGACCAAAAAGTGCCAATACTCGCTGGCGTAGCCCATGACCCAGATGGCGGGCACGGTGATGGCCATCAGCACGGCCATGACGATGCGCCCACCGTATTTGTCCGTCCAGATACCGAGCGGCACGCGCACCAGCGACCCCGTGAGCACCGGCATGGCCGTCAGCAGACCGAACTGCGTGGCGTTCAAGTCCAGCATCTTCTTGATCGGGATGCCGATGATGCCGAACATCATCCAGACCATGAAGCAGACGGTGAAGGCCAGGGTGCTGACGATGAGCACCGACCAGGCCTGGCGGTTGCGGCGGGGGTCTTGTGCCGCGGAATGCGACGCGGGTGCCATGCGGTAGTCCTTGGTTGCTGTGTGCATGGATGTTCCACCGGCACCCCGGGTTTTCCCATACCCCGAAGGAACGCATGGGCCGTGGCAAAAGAACGATGGGCCGCGCCGGCTCCTTACTCCGAAAGAACTAGTCCGCACCCCAGGATTTCCAACGGTGTTTTCGCCTTTATCGCTCAACTACATTGCGCAGTTAGCTATATTTTTTATAGTTTGCTAAGATGCCCCGATCCCAAGCCCTTCTCCACCAACCCATGAACTTCCTGGTCGTCGATGACCATCCCCTGGTGCGCGAGGCGCTCGCATCCTTGTTGCTGGAGTTGAGGCCGGGCTCGAGGGTGCAGCAGGCGGCGAGCGGCGCGGAGGCGATCACGGCCCTGGGCTGCGGCCAGGCGGTGGATCTGGTGCTGCTGGACTTGCGGCTGCCCGATGGCTCCGGGCTCGACCTGCTGCGCAGGATCGGGGCGGCGAGCATCGGCACCGCCGTTGTCATGCTCTCCGGCGACCTGGATCGCCAGACGGTGCAAGAGGCGCTGGCGGCGGGCGCGGTGGGCTACGTCCCCAAGACCGAGCCTCGCGAAATCATTGCCGGCGCATTGGGCTTGGTGCTGGCGGGTGGCGTTTACGTGCCGCCGGTGGCCTTGCAGACAGCAGCGCGCACGTTCGACACCCGAGCGGCAACGCCCGAGGCGCTGGGCCTGACCGGGCGCCAACTCGAAGTACTGGCCCTGCTCATGCAGGGCAAGAACAACAAGCTGATCTGCCGTGCCCTGGGGCTCGCCGAGCCCACGGTGAAGAACCACGTCTCCGCCATCCTGCGGGCGCTGGGGGTGGACAGCCGCACCGAGGCCGTACTGGCCGTCACGCGCCTGGGGTGGGCGTTGCCTCAACCGCGCTGAAGCAGCCGCGTCAGCGCCGAGCGCAGGCGCAACGCCGAAACCGGCTTTTCCAGCATGGGCAGGCCGCTGGCGGCGATGCGCTCGCGCGTGCCAATGGCGGTGTCGCCCGTCAGGATGAGCGCGGGCACATCCCGCCCCCACTGGCGGCGCAGGCGCGAGATGGCCGCAACGCCGTCATCGCCGTGGTCCAGGCGCATGTCCACCAGCAGCAGATCGACCGGGCCATGCACGTGATCCGGCGCGCCGTGCGCAGCCAGCACGCAGCACCCCCAGCCTTCGAGCAGCCGCGCCGTGCTCGCCAGCACCTGCGCGTTGTTGTCGATGACCAGCACCCGGCGGCCCTGCAATGCATCGATGGCGGAGTCGTTCGCAGCCGTGGGGAGGTGCGGCTGGCTGGCGGTTTCGGGCACCGTGACCGCGAAGCATGAACCCCGTCCGGGAACCGAGCGCACGCTGACCTGGTGGCCAAGCAAACCGGCCAGCCGCGCGACGATGGACAGGCCCAGCCCCAGTCCGCCATCGGCCGCGCCGCCTTCGGCGTCGAGCCGGTAAAACTCATCGAAGATGCGCTCCTGCTTGTCGGGCGCGATGCCGATCCCGGTATCCCACACGGCGATGCGCAGCCCGGCCCGCGTGCGCCGGCAGCCCAGCAGCATGGCCCCGCTGCGCGTGTAGCGCACCGCGTTGGCGACCAGGTTGCCGAGGATGCGCTCGAGCAGCACTGGATCGCTGGCCACCCAGGCGTCGCAAGGGCGAATGCGCAGCTCCAGCCCCTTGTCCCGCGCGGCCGCCGCGTGCGCCACGTCCATGCGGTCGAGCAGGCGCTGTACCGGGAACGCCTCCACCTGCGGGCGGATGACGCCCGCGTCCAGCTTGGACACGTCCAGCAGGCCGTCGAACAGCGCATTGATGGCGGCGATGGCCTGCTCCACACGCAGCCCCAGGCGCCGGCGCTCGGCGGCATCGGGGTCACGCCGCCATTGCGCCACCATCAGGTTCAGCGCGTGCAGTGGCTGGCGCAGGTCGTGGCTGGCGGCGGCCAGCAGGCGCGACTTGGCACGGTTCGCATCCGACAGCTCGCGCGTGCGCTCTTCCACCTGCCGCCCCAGGTTGTCGTGGCTGGCCTGCAGCTCAGCGGCCATGCTGTTGAAACGCTCGCCCAACCGCTCCAGTTCATCGCCGGAATGCAGGGCGATGCGGTGCGACAACTGCCCGGCGCCGATCCGCTCTGCGCCCTGGGCCAGCTCGCGCAGCGGCCGGGCGATG
Protein-coding regions in this window:
- a CDS encoding nitrate reductase subunit alpha, with the translated sequence MSHFLDRLSYFSQPRETFSNGHGETNGEDRTWERAYRDRWAHDKIVRSTHGVNCTGSCSWKIYVKGGIVTWETQQTDYPRTRADLPNHEPRGCARGASYSWYLYSANRVKYPLVRGRLLKHWRAALAVAKSPVDAWAAIVQNQEARREWQRQRGLGGFVRSSWDEVNQMIAAANVYTIKQYGPDRVIGFSPIPAMSMISYAAGARYLSLIGGVPLSFYDWYCDLPPSSPQTWGEQTDVPESADWYNSNFIIAWGSNVPQTRTPDAHFFTEVRYKGAKIVAVTPDYSEVAKLSDLWLHPKQGTDAAVAMAMGHVILKEFYFDRRSAYFDEYARRFTDLPLLVVLKEKTLEDGRRAMVPDRYVRASDFAGNLGQANHPDWKTVAYGLDGKVALPNGSIGFRWGKEGRPDEGLWNLEDKDARSGNDVKLKLSVLEDGAQAHAVADVAFPYFGGVQTPHFQANDQGGDVMLRRVPITHLDLHGEDAQGRVVVATVFDLLAGNYGIARGLDGEALDGSYDANAPYTPAWQESITGVPREHVITVARQFADNADKTQGRSMVIIGAGMNHWYHCDMNYRSIINMLMLCGCIGQSGGGWSHYVGQEKLRPQTGWTALTFALDWIRPPRQQNATSFFYAHTDQWRYEKLGVDEVLSPLADKAAYQGSMIDYNVRAERMGWLPSAPQLQANPLQLARDAQERGLDPKDYVVQSLKNGSLSLSCEDPDNPLNWPRNLFVWRSNLLGSSGKGHEYFLKHLLGTQNGVQGKDLGPQDAKPEEVKWHASAPEGKLDLLVTLDFRMSTTCLYSDIVLPTATWYEKNDLNTSDMHPFIHPLSAAVDPAWQARSDWEIYKGFAKAFSEVCVGHLGVEKEVVLTPIMHDTPGELAQPFGVKDWKRGEIDLIPGVTAPQVTVVERDYPNTYARFTALGPLMDRLGNGGKGIGWNTQTEVEQLGDLNGRVREEGVAQGRPRIVSDIDATEVVMMLAPETNGHVACKAWEALGKQTGRDHVHLALHREDEKIRFRDIQAQPRKIISSPTWSGLESEKVSYNAGYTNVHELIPWRTLTGRQQFYQDHPWMRDFGEGLCSYRPPVDLKTLHEVAGKKPNGHPELQLNFITPHQKWGIHSTYSDNLHMLTLNRGGPVVWISEEDAKRGGIVDNDWIELFNANGAIAARAVVSQRVKPGMVLKYHAQEKTINTPGSEITGTRGGIHNSVTRVVLKPTHMIGGYAQYSYGFNYYGTIGTNRDEFVLVRKMRRVDWLDEPAGSTSAASAHA
- a CDS encoding MFS transporter — encoded protein: MSADTVAQEGARQGRLLHIWTPEDKQFWEREGEAVAKLNLWISVPALFLAFAVWQVWSVVAVNLPALGFKYSTNQLFWLAAAPALSGATLRIFYSFMVPVFGGRRWTALSTATLLIPMLGIGFAIQDNTTGYPTMLMLALLCGLGGGNFSSSMANISFFFPKERKGSALGVNAGLGNLGVSVVQFLSPLVISLGIFGIFGGDAQVIVRNGEQQHVWAQNAAFIWVPWIAITAVVAWFGMHDIADAKASFAAQAAIFRAKHNWIMCLLYLGTFGSFIGFAAGFPLLMKALFPAINPLAYAWLGPLVGALTRPFGGWLADKIGGGVVTFWNFIVMALAVLGVLFFLPKGASAYALPFGPAEGSFTGFFLMFLVLFCTTGIGNGSTFRMIPVIFLTQKMRALRGNDEAAQAQAIKDGNTEGAAAVGFAGALGAYGGFFIPKSYGSSIASTGGPEFALWMFVVFYSLCVVVTWWYYSRRNAEMPC